The genomic DNA AGAGTCCCCGCGGGGAGCACGCGTGTCCCGGGGCAGCCCGGTCCGCGGGGGACCGTGGGGACCGGCGGCTCTTGCTCCCACAATGGGCAGCACGATGGCTTCACGTCTGTGGGGAATCCCTTTCCGCGTGTGCATCAGCGGGGCTGAGAGCAACAAGCAAGTGAAACCCCCAGCCCGCGGCTGCAAGGATCGGGGGGAGGTTGGCCCCCGGGGCGGTGGGCAGACCATCAGCTGGCACCGCTTGTTTCGGGGCGAGAAGTGGGCTCTAGCTCTTTATTTCATCTCTCTCGCCCGATTATAATCACTTTCTCTCGCGTTCCTAATGGTCTCTCCGTCTGGATCCTATCCGGATTCTAACCGAGAAACGACATTACTGTTAATTACGAGGTGATCAAAGGTGGGCCCGACAAGGACCCCTCCAGGCGAGCAGCGCCTTGTGGCGGTAGGCTCAGGGTACCAGCTGGGGCTCGTTTCACATCATGACTcaagaggggaggaggaaataTATGGAAGTCAAGGGAGAGCCGTTTCTGTCATCTCCAATAGATTTTTGCTAGTGCAACGGGTTGGTAGCTACTCCTCGGCTTTAGTATACAGGTAGGTGCTTGTGTCCTGTTTCCTTGCCCTAGGGGAATTTACCTGATGTGTCACGTGCCCTTATTTGTACTTCTTCCAGGTGTTTTTCCGGGTTTTATAACTCCTGGGCTGTGAGATCCTCCCCGTAAGCTATTAATTCCCTTAAAGGAAGCAGTGATAGTTGGAGAGAGGGGTAGAAAGAGTTTATCTTCCTCAAGCAGATTGCAGACCCTGGCTTCAAGTCCTCAAAGTCCATAAGGCTCTCTTATAGTTGTACTGCTCTCGTTTTCTTTGGAATCTGACTGATTCCCACCTCTCCCTGGTGGGTAgcaaaaaaacttttttttttttttttttttttttagccatcactgctttcaaaacaacaaaaaattgtcAAATGGCTAAGGAAAGAAGCTTGGAAAAAGTGAAGTGACATTCCTCTGTGCCACTATAAAACAGggcttctgtgattctgatgCGATTCTTGTCTCAGCCTTGGGTTAGTCGATGGAGAAGCAGCTTGTTTGTCTTTGAGACCCCCTCCCCGCCGTACAGACACCGCTCTGTAGCGCcgtcccccctgcccccagtcTATACTCATCTGTGGGGAGGTGGAGGGCTTATCTGTTTGCAGTAATGGTTACGATCTGCAATGCAGACACGCAAAGCTTCCACATGCCCCGAGGCAGGCTTTGGGTTCCCCTCCATTCTTTGCATTTGGGTGGGGACCGgtgaggaggaggtgggaagagTGTTAAATGTGGGGGTAGGAGGGTGTCTGCCAAGCCCTGTCCAACTCACCGGGCGGCTCTGCTCGGGCCTTCTGGTCCCGAGGAGAAAACAAGGCCCTTCTTCCCACCCCCCCAGCAGGAAGGGCTGTGGTGGTAGCAACGACCTGACCCCCACCGAAGAGCCAAGTTGGAAAGCGGGGCCCTCCCCCATGCCCTGAATACCCCCAAAGCCCCTCCCCTCCAATCAACTGACTTTTAACATGACAATGGCTATGACAATCCCTTCTAgccaaggccaggctggggagGACATAAAGCATCCCCCCACCTCCGCCTAATGGGGTACCTGCCTGCGCGTTGCCTGCAGCCTCTACCGCCAGCTCGCCGCCTGCTCGTGGCTGGGGGGCCAGGCCTGGCCATGAATGCCCACCTGGCCATGCCGCCCTACCTGCCCTACCCTGGTGCGGTCAGGTACGGGGACTACTACTGGCTCTCTCCAGGGAGCATGGACAGCACGCCCGCTGAGGAGGCTCCGCCGGCTGACGCCCTCTCTTTCCCTGCGGTAGAGAAGACGCCCAGCCACCCAGGTACGCGCCCCGGCCCGGCAGACCCCGGGGAAGGGATCGGGGTGCCCTCGGCTGAGGGATGGTTTTGTCCCTTGTGTGTTTTCTACCCTGCGGGCGAGGGGCCATGCTGTGCTGCCGGCGGCCACTCGTCCCGGCGAGGATACGACGGGCGCAGCTCCGCCGGCTGCCTCGCTGGAAGCGGTGGTGGGAGGCGGGTGCGGCTGCCGGCGGCCCCCGTGTCCAGACGGGATGGGGCAGAGGTGCGAGCAGAGAAGGTTTTCGTTTCCCCTGACCCGAACGTGCCGGTACCCACTATTCTGCGCTGCGTTGCCTGCGGCGCCCCTGCAAGTCCTGGGGCAACTGTAGTCTTAAATTCTTCGGAGCTGGACTGCAAAGTCTTTGGGTCTTTTCCACCTGATCCTGCTCACTCCAgttctctcttctcctcagATATCTCTCCGGCTTCCTCCAGCTCTGGGACCCTCATCCAGTACACCCCCGACTCTGCCACTAGCCCCACCACAGACCGCCCATCTCCCCATCCCTCTTTCCAGAAGGTCaaggaggaaggtgagggtgtGGTGAAGAAGGCCAAGAGCCGCACAGCGTTCTCCCAGGAGCAGCTACAAATCCTGCACCAGCGGTTCCAGAGCCAGAAGTACCTCAGCCCCCAGCAGATCCGGGAGCTTGCTGCTGCCCTAGGGCTCACGTACAAGCAGGTGAGCGTCTTGCTTTGAGCAGCTGAGTCACATCCCTGGTGTGAAGTGAACTTGCAAGCaagtttttttgtgtgtttttactTAGACCTCAAAGATGAGTTTCTTATGTGGTCTTGTTTATGCCATTGCTTACGTGAGAGAGCAGAGAGTGTGAAGACTTATGACTCAGTCTTAGTGTTTGGTTCTAGCACCATCCACCCACTCTgtgcaggtgtttaaaagtgCATACAGAGCAGGGCTATGCAGAGTCAAATTACTATCTTGTGTGGACATGTGTTGTTCCTCAATGTGGAAAGTCAGATGCACTGCTATGCAAGCTGCATTTCTTAGAGTGGCACCTGGGTCTGTCCCTAGAGAAAGGGTCCTTGCCGCACCAGCTACTTGTGTCTGACTGAAGGAATGACTCACTCCTGAGTCAGCACTGATCTTGGTGCAGCAGTGAGATGCTACAGTACAAGCTGTGTTTCTGTAGTTGTCTTGGCCCGTCTTTCAGGTAAGGTTTTTGATGTCATGAAAGATTCCATGGTGACCTGAGGAGTAAGAGTGCTAGTTTTCAAGTCTCAGCTCTGTGAATCTACAGCTACATGGGTCTGCTGCATATTGTTAGCTGCTGAAATTATCTATAGTATTAGAAGACAAGAAGAAACTGGATTGTAGTAGAAGGCAAAACATCTTTAGAATGTGTAGTAAGCTCtgagaattattttctaatgcCTTGTGTCCTTTCCCCATGACTTCTAGGTGAAAACATGGTTTCAGAATCAACGGATGAAATTCAAACGCTGCCAGAAGGAGAGCCAGTGGGTGGAAAAAGGGGTGTATCTACCACAGGTGAGAGAATTCCCCCATCGCCAACAGTCACAGTTCCTCCAGTTTGTGGGGTGAAGTGCATCATGTCCAACTGGCTAACTCAAAGCACAGGATTCGATATTACTGAGCCAGTTGTATTTCTCGTAATAGGACTTATAGTGGCATCTATTTTAAGCCTGCCCTGGCACTGAAAGAACTCAGTTTCCAGTCCACTTATCTCCCAGTTGAGACTagatagaaaacaaaacagccaaagAGGGCCAGCAAAGCTACCCatgctgttttttctccccagcatgGTGCTCCCAGACCTGTTGAGCTGGAGATTATGAACTTAAGATCTTGTCATCTCTGCTATTATTAGTGTATAATGAGGGCCATGAGTACGAAAAAGACGCTACTGTTTGGCACGGGCGGGAAAGGAGGACCCATCCCAAAGAATGGGCACAGTTGGTGTGATGCTCTCCATTACTGAACAGTCTTCTTTGTCTCTCCTAGAACGGGTTTCATCAGGCTGCGTACCTGGATATAACCCCCACATTTCACCAGGGCTTCCCAGTCAGCACCAGCAGAAACCTTCAGGCTGTGACCAACGTGCAGCAGGCTTACAGCAGTGGCCAGACTTATGGGAATGGGCAGAGCCTGTATTCATTCATGGCTGTGGAGGATGAAGGGCTCTTTGGAAAAGGTGGGACAAGCTGCAATACCCAGCAAGCCATGGGTTTGTTAAGCCAGCAGATGAACTTCTATCATGGCTACGCTGCTGATATGGATTATGTCAACCTGGAGTCAGAAGATACCTATGGCTTCCAGAGCACGTCTGACAGTGTCACACCGTTCTCAAGCTCTCCTGTACGGCATCAGTATCAGGCCCCTTGGCATCCCCTGGGGACCCAGAGTGGTTATGAATCTTAGgcctaagtattttttttttttcttccttctcctgtttTCCTCATGGGGTTTCTAGGGTTTTAACTCAAGGATCCAGTTTGTATTCCTTTCTTTTGCCCTTCCTCCCCTACCCCTGTTTTAGTCATTGGTGGGGCTCAGCACCCTGCTGCCTTGGGatagttttctgtttaaaggCACCTGTCTGTCCATAGCTAACCCTTGGCAaaggtgttttgtgtgtggatAGCTGAAACTTTATTCATGGAGGGGAATGTCCAGTGCCACAGTCAGGAACAGCAGAGGTGGTAAAGGTTTATGTTTGCTGTCCAagtttcattttcctctgctgcctctttaCCAGGTGATCTCTGATCCTTTCTCCATTATGTCTTGCAGCAGATCTTTGCTGGAGAAGAAAACCCAGCACTTCAGCAACTTTACACCAGAAATACCCTGCTGTAGCCAGAatctttccttctgccttgccttctgTTGTTATCTCAGTCAGCTGACTGCAAATAGGTTGTTCATCTGCATCCTCTCCTCCCTCACTGAAAAGCCATGAGTCATCTGATTTCAGGTTACTTGATCCAGTTACTCCCAGCAACTCGTCCTGGAGGGGTCAGCACCTGCCTACCCCTTGCTCACTGCCCTCCTGTGTACATAGGGCAGttgagaggaagagaggagcagaggaaagTGGAGTACTGCCCATATCTGACATGGAAATGTTGGTTTCCAAAACTGTTAACTTACTTGTGCCTGTCAGCTCTTTCAGGATGGTGTCTCTGGGACCTATCCCTGCCCAGTTTAGATCTTGCCCTTCTGCATCTCTCTGCTGAGCAACTGTTGGCCTGTCCCAGGCCTGTCCCAAtctgcaaactgcagcagcGGGTAGCCCTAAGCACCATCGAAGTGGAAGTGTGAGGAGTGGCTGTGTGTAGTCATTTTCAGAGAGGTGAGAACAGTCTGCTTATCTGTACATGATGGTCCCCTAGCACTTCATAAACACAGCACTGCTACAGTGCAGCTTTCTCTGGAGTAGAGGCAGGTAGTTAGGTAAAGGACTTTGTTATTGTGAACATCAGTTTAATGTCACTTACCCTGGAAACTGGATGTTAGGGACAGGGAATCCTGTTGGGCCCCAGTAGAGTTGTCATCCACGGGACTAGAGCAGGATGGTTCTCCACTCTTGTCTAATCCCAGTTTTAAGAGTATAAACTAGTAGGACTTTTGTCTCTTCCTGAATCATCCTTTTCCAGTGTGAAGAATCTGGAAGTCAGCTCCAACCTGTGTAAAACTTACTTTTTTACAAGATGTGAAACTGCAGAGTTCAATCTGCCACTGCCCAAGAATACAAAATGGCCTGAGCTGGCAAGAGTAAATGAGATGGTAAAAGCATATATATTCATGTGGTAgagtggtggggttttttgtggttagTGCACATTTTTACTGCAACCCTGTCTTCAAATGTCTGCACAAGAGTTGTATGTCATAGTTAAACTTTCACTGCAAAGGAGACATTTGTTGTTGttccagaataatttttcttaaagtcTGTTTTCTTGCAGTCATCTCAATGTTTAATGTTAATGTGCATGTTCTCGTTTTATACTTTTTTCtgcttaatgtttttaaaaacttgtttgacttgaaaataaattggtttattttaatgttgaAACAGTGTCGCCAGCTTGCATTGGAACAGCCTGCTCTGAGAACAGTTATTTTGCACAGGTTAGACCAGCAGTActgaggaaaggaggaaaaaaggtaaCCCTACTGTGTTTCTCCCAGAAGTAGCTTCAAGGAACTGTTTAAAAGGAGTAGGTCACAGAAGTCCATCAGCCTTATTTTCAACATGCAGGTGTGTTGTCTAGTGCAGGCGAAGGGGTTCCAGGGGCAGGCAACTGGACTGTGTATCAGCAGCCACCATTTCAGAGAGCCGGTGAACCTCTTTCTGCTCAGTGAGCTTGGGTTCATGAGAGCCTTGCTTTCCTTATGCATCACTCAATTTAAACACCTGTGCAACTTGCATGCAGCCAAGGGCTGCAAGTGTCCATGGAGATCAGCACTACTGGAATAAGGCAGCTGTCTGTGCTCAACAGCTGATCCTATTGCCATGTTGGCAGAGCCAAGCTCCTGTTAATAGCCACAGTTTAAACCAGCAAAAATTATCTGTTTGGGTTCCTTAAACTACAGTACACCACCAAAGCTTTTCATCTGTCTGAAAGGGATAGTTCAATAGGTACTCCCACTGAGCACAACTAGCTAAACTGACAGATGACTGCTCAGGCTCAAACTGCCACAGGTCCTTTGCTGACCAGAACCTGCTTGAGTGGGTGCTAAAGCATGTCTGCTTTCCTTTTGCAATACTGTAATGCTCTGCTTCCTAGGGTGAGGTGGAATATgtgctggaaggaggaggagtggAGGTTTGAGCCTGTAGAGGAGAAAGAAAGCCTGAGTTGTCCATGTGTGTGTTGCCAACCTTCCACAGTAGAAAAATGTAAACCTGGCCTGGAAGAGGGGGAAATGCTCATTCACAGGGTTTCCTGTATTACAAAATGGAAATCCCTTCTCATCCTGACTTGTCTCATGTCCCAACATCAGTTTGGATGAATTCTGGGTAATGGTCTAGTAGTAGTGTTAGTTTCAACAATTCCTGTGAAAAAACGAGGCTGAACCATATATCAATACTGAAAACTTGCCTCCTGGCTTTAAAATTGGCAGCTTCCAggtggggttgtttgtttgtgtgtgtttgtttggttttgtttttaagatgcAAACTTGAGCTCTAAAGAAATACACAAAGTGTGCAGGTCTTTGCAGAATGATTGCAGAGCACGCTTGCTACAGATTACACATGTTGCTTGGGTGCGTTTTTCTATGTTTCTGCCACAAGGCTTAGGAGGTAGCCAGAGCTTTGCTGGCAGATGTCCTGCAGAAACAGATCACTGCCAAAATAGCCCTGGGACTGAGGTGACTTGCCCTGCATGCtgcagtttgtgttttttgtgcATTTCCTGTGGGACCATTCTGCAAAAATGGAGTGTTCCTTCATGGGTGTGTTATTCCCCTGGTTGCGTGAAGGTTTGGCAAGCATATGTAGTTGCAGAGCTGGAAGGAACAGGCAGAGTGGCTGCTGTTGGAATTTCAGTGCGTGGGCCAGAAAGGACTGCTAGTAGATCATGTAGGGTTTCTAGAAGCTGCAAAATTAAGTAGGACTCCGCCTTTCCACAGAACTGGAGATATCCTCTGTTACCTTGACATGCCTGAGCAACCTCACTATGTGAAACAACTGCGCAGGTGATTGCAGCACTACTACCAAAAAGGTGGAGTTGCAACTAATCCCACCAAACTCATACTTCCAAAAGTTCTACCAGAACTACCAGTTCCTCAGAGGAAATAAGTGAATGTCAGCAAAAGCCCCTCCTGTTCAGATATATTACATCTGTTAGGACTGCTGCTTCTGGTGACTGTGCTGTGTAATGGTGATTTCTGCACGCTGCAAACATGATTCGCCTTGCCAGCAAACCTTTTTAGGATCAAGCTGTAAGTTCATATGGAGCTCTTTGTATGTGTTATAGCTTGTGGGAATACACTGCACTTTTACAGTATCTCTGCAGTGTCAACACTCCAGTTTGTCAATGCTGCAGATGTATCTCCAGTGGTACAGACAATTCCACCCAAACAGTAGAAATTAGATCTAGTACAGACTATGCAGGCCAGGGTTTATTCTCTAGTTTACTGTGTTCCAGCCTTTCCTGTCCCATAGGCAAAATACCAAGCAAGCAGACTGGTGCAAGCAACCTCATTCCTTGCTCTCTGTGCCAATGTGACCAGCAGTGATGTTTTATAAGCTATGTATTTCTTCTGAGTGGCCCATGAGCAAGGGCTCACAGCCCCAGTCGTCTCTCCAGTGTAGATAAAAGTAATGGTATTTAACAGGCTCTTCCCTACAGGCACgtgtaaacattttatttagttATCTGACTACGCTGCCTGACTCAAATGCTGAGCTAACAGGGTTTTGGAAATTTTCGGTAAAGCATTGCCACATATCTCTTGCTTGGCTCATCATCAGTGGCCAGCTGCATCTTGGCTGATACTGAGCAGTCAAGAGGCATGAAGGACCCAAAATCATGACACCGGTCttagggaagaaagaaaaaaaatttaagtgtTTTCCTGTGAGGGACATGATGTCTTCATGCTGTCCAAAGTTTTTGAAGAGCGCCCTCAGGTCATATCTGTGACTTTATTTCATAATCAGGCTAGAATTAATTTCTTACATTTAATTGAAATAATGTGCTCGCAGACAGGGTGTGTCTCAAGCAGCTGGACTGTGCCTGAATCACTAAATCTTTTACCTATTACAGCATGGGGACTGCTGCCTTGGCTGAGCCCCAAGATGCATCCAAGTGATTGCTCGATAGTAGGGAAACAccagaagagaaagcaagtCCTCAGTGGCTCTCTCTGACTGGCAGTGACTGAGGGGCTGCCTGTAACAGGAGCTACATTCCTGCTGTTATTACACAGAGCAGTGGGAATTCAGCTTCTGATACAGCAGACATCAATGAACTCCCTTCCTGGAAGCTGCTTACTTGCCTGTTTGAATTGCTGCAGGCTTTGGTTTCCAGAACGACCTGTGGCAACAAACTGGCTTTGAATGAtggcttctgaaaaaaattatgggTCTCTTGAGGAAACTGCAAGATTTGGCAGTGTTTGTTAGCATGGCTTTGCTGAATATCAATACCAGGGAGATCACAACTGTTGCTCTTATAACCAGCATCCTTCTGCAAGCCAGTCCCAGAGGCTTCACACCAAGATTCTGCCTGTCCTAATGCATCCCTGAAGGAACAGGGCATAACTGGTGACTCCTTTTCCAGAGAATTATTAGCGAGGATCAATCACAACCTCAACTTTTTCATCTGCAGCAGCCTTTGGTGGGGTGGTATGGAAAGGTTCCAGATGATATTCAGGTTAGTAGCAGCATTGTTGGTTCCAAAGGAGCTGAAAAAACTCCTCTCGCTCATGTGAGAGCCCCAATAATTGCTGCTATTGTACTCCACCTTGAGATGTTACCCAGCACCTTTCAGTTAAGCTAACTCAATCCGCCCCCACCCCTCTGGTGGTGCAGTGGTTGCAAGAACATGTCTTTCCCAAGCTTAGGCACTTGCGTAGGATGTCTGTTTGGGCTGCACCTTAAAATGGATCTCAAAACTGGTATGACTTAGAAATTTGCCAGgccttatttttccccaaatcatTCTCGTCATACAGTTTACAGTACAGCTCTATAAACAGTGTAGCTGAACAACCAAAATGTCAAAAGTGGCTGCATGAGGGAGTGGGGGTGGGAGCAAACAGCTGTGAGGCACAGGGACATAAACCATTTTTGCAAATAGAAGACCATGCCTCTTAATGTGCCAGCTGCAAACATCAATTGCCTCCGTTTTATGCTCTGTTTTTTTTAACCGTGACAGCTACTTCATTGCATTAAGGTAGAGTCATCGTCATTATCATAAAGTGACAGAAAACCTGTGACTCGGGGAACCAGGGCTCTGTTATTAGATATACTTTGATACACACATCTGTTTTTAGGCACTTAGACACTTATATTGTATTCAGTTTAGAAATTATGGTACCTCTATATTTTAACAAGTCCCAGTATTAAATATTGTTGGATAGGGCAAATTCTTAAGGTGGGTGGTAGTTACCGTGTCCTTTGACTCTAGATATCTGGCATTGCCAAGAGTAATGAAATGGATCCATTAATAACATAGAAAAATCTATGTTCATTGTTTCAGAGTCAAATCAGTAACAACAATGGCATACAATTGCTATGGCTATTTATGGTCCACCTGGATTTCATACTGCAATACTCTAttacagtgggaaaaaaaaaaagatacagaaaaatacataatccacctttaaaaaacattttatttgccAGATTGAATGCACTGTTTGGTTTTCTTAAGGGGAGGCAGAGAAAGATACAGACCAGAACAAAGGGCTTGTTTATCATTTTGATGTTTACAAGATCATCTTACCAGCCTTTCTGCAAACTACTTGTCACATACACCTTCACTAGACACTTAATCAATTCTATACCTTGTGGCTGACCTGCAGAACTGGTGATCAGGTGGATGCCTGGCATGTGACAGTAACTTCTCCATCTTCAGTGAAAAGTATGTGACCTGCACCTCTCCATACAGCCTATGGATTTGTGTGTTATGTATACACAACTGTACAGTGATTTGTATAAATGGGATCCCCAAAGGAATCTGTGCCTCCTCTgagacaaattaaaacaatttagaAGATCCAGGGGATAATCTAGGTAGCCAGATCTTGGGTCTTACTATAAGGGAACTTGATTGTCTGTGCCAATAAAGAaaggtatgtgtgtgtgcacatgtaaGGGTATATGAATGAAGAGCTGTAGGTACATATATGGGCAAACAGGTCTATCtgcatgtctgtgtgtctgtgcttgCAGGCACGTATTGGGATGTCAAAATAAGTTGTAGCTACATGATACCCCCAAGTTGCAGGGCACATGAATAAGAAAGGGAGAGATGAGAATAAGATTTGATTCCTGGGTGCTTAAGCACCCTGCATCCACAGTGCTTAGGAATGATACAGATGGTGGCCAGCAGTGGCTGGGAAAGGAGCCCCCATGGTGGTCGAGTGGTGAAAGTTACAGCTGTCACCCATCTTTGTGCTGGGATATTCCACACTGCCAGGACAGCTGTGATAAAAGTCTACTTTGTGCTGGGCAATGAAGCCCACTGTCTGCTGGCCGCTGCAGGTGCCCCCACCTTTGCCAAAGACTCCTCCATCCTCGCTGGTCACAATTGTGTAAGTGTTCTGCCCTGCTCCGTAGTGCTGGTGAGATGGAGGCATGGTTTGGATGTTGCTGGCTGTGGTGATTGGGTAGACCTCATGGAATTTGGGGTGCCCGTCCAGGTAAGTACCTGGCTGGAAGCCACTCTGAAAGGTAAAGACAGTGAGTCAGACACATATCTTCTCCACTGGTATCCACAGGTGTGACATGTACTGGGGCTCTGTCCCTTCacactttgtgttttctcttgatCAGCAGCAATAGCTTGGGAGGGCAAGAAGAACTATCCCCATAGCTCAGGGGTGGATACACAgtctcatatatatatatatacatacatatacacacacacacacacacacacacacacacatatatatgtgtatatatatatgtatataatgtGAGGAAACCAGCTTTTCTCTGGAAGCGTTTCAGTGGCATAGTAAGCCCAGTGGTAGGCTACCTACAGAACATGGACAGTTGTGTCAAGTCTGTGCCTCTATGCTGAACAAACCAGAAGGCGGAGTATGCTGATACTTGTACACTTAAGTTGCTCCTGTGGAGGAAAGACATCACAGGACTTAACTGCCCAGATAGAAGGGCCATGCTGACTCATGTTCTGTGTTCTTACTTCTGTGAGCCACTGAGCCCGTTCAGTCCACAGACTTTGCTTCTGGCACCTTTTCAGCTTCATCCTCCTGTTCTGGAACCAAGTCTTCACCTGGGTGGGGAAGCGAGAGCAGAGAAAACATCAgcaaaggagagggaggagcaAATGTTATCAGATTCACAAGAATGACCAGATAGCATAGATATATAGGCAGCAGCAGATAAAGCCCTTTAAAACTCCTTGGGGTTGTTGCCAAGGGGAGGTGTCTGTCTAGTAGCCTCAGCAGGTGGCTAGTTCATCTGCATGGTGGGGGGAGGGAGCCACATCATGTTCACAGAACAGTTATACCTGTGAAAAATTGACTCATTTCAATCACGGAGATGAATGACTGGTGCAAATTAGATCCACCCAGGTCTCTACAAGCCCTCTGCACTACAAATTTCTAAGATACTGTTGCTGCATGCTTGAAAATGGAGAAGGGAGAGGCTTGCTCCTTGTAATCAGCAGTTCCCAAATTCAAAGCTCCTTGCTAGGGTGAATTCCAGagctttttcccccagggctgtgtctgCACTGTGAGAACAGTCTTTGCAGGGATGTGGATTGAAGGAAAGTGCAGGTTGTCCCACCATCTTGTTCCTGACAGAACCAGTTCACTGCATGCACGCACATGTGTTCACCTAAAATGCATATACAACATTTTTAGTCCCAAGGCATCCTGGGACGTCCAGGCCATCCAACCCAGCTCTGATATCCAAATTTCAGGCAGATTTTGGAATGGTAACTGCAAGCACTTGTGCCCCCGTTCCCTAGCCCCCTCTGCTTTAGGAAGGCATAATTTCAGCCAGCACCAGTTCACTACACACTACCTGGAGATCAGCAGCaacactgaaaggctgcaatgtATGAACCTAGAAGTACCCACATGGAGCGGGGAGCAGGTGTCAAGCAGACAAGCCATGTTGAGCATAGGTCAGTATTAGATATTGGACAAGATCAGCACTGGGAAATATTAGCAATAACTTTCAGCATGTTGCAGCCCTGGCAATCAGAGAACTGATGCATGCCAGGATTTCTGTAAAGCTCTACAGTGCATGGAAAAAATCTGTGAAGTGCTGACAAGCCCAGGGCAAAGGCTGTTTGTAGCAAACAACGTGTTCATCACTGTGTTTGCAATTCTACTACAAGTGTTAGCAACAGTACCCTTAACTGACCCCTCACTGGAGAGGCCCCAGGGAGGTACCACTGTCACTTCCGTCCCCCAGAAGTGCTTCTGACCTCTGGGCATGAATAGGCAGGAAAGCAACGGTTAGCTGGCACTTTTGCTTCTACTTTCTGCTGGAGCCTCATCTTTCCATCCTACCACTGCCTTATGTGACCATTCAGCCACTGTGACAGATATACTGTGGGTCAAAATCTCTATCTACCTGCTTGTAGGTGagtcccagggcagcagcaagcTCCCGGATCTGCTGAGGGCTGAGGTACTTCTGGGTCTGGAACCGCTGGTGCAGGGTTTGCAGCTGCTCCTTGGAGAAAGCTGTGCGGTTCTTGGCCTTCCTCACCCCCTCCATTCCATCTTCTCTGCCCTTCTGAGACTTAGCTGTAAGCTGTGGGGATGAGGTTGCTGAATGTGGACTCGTGGCTGAATCTGGTGTGAACTGGCTGAAATTCC from Caloenas nicobarica isolate bCalNic1 chromosome 1, bCalNic1.hap1, whole genome shotgun sequence includes the following:
- the LOC135984554 gene encoding homeobox protein NANOG-like translates to MCAHLALPPYQAYPGGPVMGYLEFYWNSAAEAGHAPTSDGPAGATSAAQSPEAGGKRQTAEVSPASSSSGNFSQFTPDSATSPHSATSSPQLTAKSQKGREDGMEGVRKAKNRTAFSKEQLQTLHQRFQTQKYLSPQQIRELAAALGLTYKQVKTWFQNRRMKLKRCQKQSLWTERAQWLTESGFQPGTYLDGHPKFHEVYPITTASNIQTMPPSHQHYGAGQNTYTIVTSEDGGVFGKGGGTCSGQQTVGFIAQHKVDFYHSCPGSVEYPSTKMGDSCNFHHSTTMGAPFPATAGHHLYHS
- the LOC136003157 gene encoding homeobox protein NANOG-like, which encodes MGYLPARCLQPLPPARRLLVAGGPGLAMNAHLAMPPYLPYPGAVRYGDYYWLSPGSMDSTPAEEAPPADALSFPAVEKTPSHPDISPASSSSGTLIQYTPDSATSPTTDRPSPHPSFQKVKEEGEGVVKKAKSRTAFSQEQLQILHQRFQSQKYLSPQQIRELAAALGLTYKQVKTWFQNQRMKFKRCQKESQWVEKGVYLPQNGFHQAAYLDITPTFHQGFPVSTSRNLQAVTNVQQAYSSGQTYGNGQSLYSFMAVEDEGLFGKGGTSCNTQQAMGLLSQQMNFYHGYAADMDYVNLESEDTYGFQSTSDSVTPFSSSPVRHQYQAPWHPLGTQSGYES